From a single Nocardioides sp. dk884 genomic region:
- a CDS encoding glutamate synthase subunit beta has product MADPKGFLKTSREVASRRPVEERVQDWKEVYPGSAGRALLPIITEQAGRCMDCGIPFCHNGCPLGNIIPEWNDLVWREDWEGASERLHATNNFPEFTGRLCPAPCETACVLGINQPAVTIKNVEVTIADKAWDAGYVRPQPPEWLSGRTVAVIGSGPAGLAAAQQLTRAGHTVAVYERADKVGGLMRYGIPEFKMEKQHLDRRIDQMRREGTVFRAGVDVGGTITGEELRSRYDAVVLAIGATVPRDLSVPGRELGGIHQAMEFLPQANRTAVGENVEGQIMATDKDVVIIGGGDTGADCLGTSIRQGARSVTQLEIMPQPTEDRPAGQPWPTYPMLYRVSSAHEEGGERVYSVSTQEFLGDEDGNVRALRLIEVRFEGGKLVEIEGTEREIPAQLVLFAMGFLGPEKPGLVEQLGVDLDERGNVVRDLSYMSSVPGVFVAGDAGRGQSLIVWAIAEGRAAAAAVDTFLTGSTTLPAPIKPTERPLVV; this is encoded by the coding sequence ATGGCTGACCCGAAGGGGTTCTTGAAGACCTCCCGCGAGGTGGCCTCGCGCCGCCCCGTCGAGGAGCGGGTGCAGGACTGGAAGGAGGTCTACCCGGGAAGCGCCGGGCGGGCCCTCCTCCCGATCATCACCGAGCAGGCCGGGCGCTGCATGGACTGCGGCATCCCGTTCTGCCACAACGGCTGCCCGCTGGGGAACATCATCCCCGAGTGGAACGACCTGGTGTGGCGCGAGGACTGGGAGGGCGCGAGCGAGCGGCTGCACGCGACCAACAACTTCCCCGAGTTCACCGGCCGCCTCTGCCCGGCGCCCTGCGAGACCGCCTGCGTGCTCGGCATCAACCAGCCGGCGGTGACGATCAAGAACGTCGAGGTCACCATCGCCGACAAGGCGTGGGACGCCGGCTACGTGCGCCCGCAGCCGCCGGAGTGGCTCTCGGGCCGCACCGTCGCGGTCATCGGCTCGGGCCCCGCGGGCCTGGCCGCCGCGCAGCAGCTCACCCGGGCCGGGCACACCGTCGCGGTCTACGAGCGCGCGGACAAGGTCGGCGGGCTGATGCGCTACGGCATCCCCGAGTTCAAGATGGAGAAGCAGCACCTCGACCGACGCATCGACCAGATGCGCCGCGAGGGCACCGTCTTCCGTGCCGGCGTCGACGTCGGCGGCACGATCACCGGTGAGGAGCTCCGCTCGCGCTACGACGCGGTCGTGCTCGCCATCGGCGCGACCGTGCCGCGCGACCTGAGCGTCCCCGGGCGTGAGCTCGGCGGCATCCACCAGGCGATGGAGTTCCTGCCCCAGGCCAACCGCACGGCCGTCGGTGAGAACGTCGAGGGCCAGATCATGGCCACCGACAAGGACGTCGTCATCATCGGTGGCGGCGACACCGGCGCCGACTGCCTCGGCACCTCGATCCGCCAGGGCGCGCGCTCGGTCACGCAGCTGGAGATCATGCCCCAGCCGACCGAGGACCGTCCGGCGGGCCAGCCGTGGCCGACGTACCCGATGCTCTACCGGGTCTCCTCGGCCCACGAGGAGGGCGGCGAGCGGGTCTACTCGGTCTCCACCCAGGAGTTCCTCGGCGACGAGGACGGCAACGTCCGGGCGCTGCGCCTGATCGAGGTGCGCTTCGAGGGCGGCAAGCTGGTCGAGATCGAGGGCACCGAGCGCGAGATCCCGGCCCAGCTGGTGCTGTTCGCGATGGGCTTCCTCGGTCCGGAGAAGCCGGGCCTGGTCGAGCAGCTCGGGGTGGACCTGGACGAGCGGGGCAACGTCGTGCGCGACCTGTCCTACATGTCCTCGGTGCCGGGCGTGTTCGTGGCCGGTGACGCCGGTCGCGGCCAGTCGCTCATCGTCTGGGCGATCGCGGAGGGCCGCGCCGCGGCCGCCGCCGTGGACACCTTCCTGACCGGGTCCACGACCCTGCCGGCGCCCATCAAGCCGACCGAGCGTCCGCTGGTCGTCTGA
- the pyk gene encoding pyruvate kinase translates to MRRAKIVCTLGPATASQRRIRELVYAGMDVARLNMSHGSHADHAESYRMVREAADASGHGVGIFADLQGPKIRLETFADGPVDLHRGQAWTITTRDVPGDAQACGTTYKGLPGDVAPGDPILIDDGRVRLRVVAVEDTDVRTEVLVGGRVSDHKGINLPGVAVSVPAVSEKDIEDLRFALELGVDFIALSFVRDAKDVEDVRAVMDEMGIRVPVIAKIEKPQAIENLDEIMTAFDGFMVARGDLGVECPLEDVPFLQKQVIEKARLNAKPVIVATQMLDSMISNPAPTRAEASDVANAVLDGADAVMLSGETSVGEYPVHTVETMSRIITATEHYAMAADTSGVIRKIPWDPHTKGGVIAKAAVEVAERIGAKYLVAFTQTGDSARRLSRMRPDIPLLAFTPEARVRSQLALTWGIETFLTHPVNHTDEMAPLIDRTLLELGRVEEGEFVVIIAGAPPGVPGSTNAVRIHRMGDARNGVAWAYRNPPSGLA, encoded by the coding sequence GTGCGTAGAGCCAAGATCGTTTGCACCCTGGGCCCCGCGACCGCGTCGCAACGTCGGATCCGCGAGCTCGTGTACGCGGGGATGGACGTCGCGCGCTTGAACATGAGCCACGGCAGCCACGCCGACCACGCCGAGTCCTACCGGATGGTCCGCGAGGCCGCCGACGCGAGCGGCCACGGCGTCGGCATCTTCGCCGACCTCCAGGGCCCCAAGATCCGCCTGGAGACCTTCGCCGACGGCCCCGTGGACCTGCACCGCGGTCAGGCCTGGACCATCACCACGCGTGACGTCCCCGGCGACGCCCAGGCCTGCGGCACGACGTACAAGGGCCTGCCCGGCGACGTCGCCCCCGGCGACCCGATCCTGATCGACGACGGCCGGGTGCGCCTGCGCGTCGTCGCGGTCGAGGACACCGATGTGCGCACCGAGGTGCTGGTCGGCGGACGGGTGAGCGACCACAAGGGCATCAACCTGCCCGGGGTCGCCGTCTCGGTGCCGGCCGTCTCGGAGAAGGACATCGAGGACCTGCGCTTCGCCCTGGAGCTCGGGGTCGACTTCATCGCGCTGAGCTTCGTGCGCGACGCCAAGGACGTCGAGGACGTCCGGGCGGTCATGGACGAGATGGGCATCCGGGTCCCGGTGATCGCCAAGATCGAGAAGCCCCAGGCCATCGAGAACCTCGACGAGATCATGACGGCCTTCGACGGCTTCATGGTCGCCCGCGGCGATCTCGGCGTGGAGTGCCCGCTGGAGGACGTGCCGTTCCTGCAGAAGCAGGTGATCGAGAAGGCGCGGCTCAACGCCAAGCCCGTCATCGTCGCCACCCAGATGCTCGACTCGATGATCAGCAACCCCGCGCCCACCCGTGCGGAGGCCTCGGACGTCGCGAACGCCGTGCTCGACGGCGCCGACGCCGTGATGCTCTCGGGTGAGACGAGCGTGGGGGAGTACCCCGTCCACACCGTCGAGACGATGTCGCGCATCATCACCGCGACCGAGCACTACGCGATGGCCGCGGACACCAGCGGCGTGATCCGCAAGATCCCGTGGGACCCGCACACCAAGGGCGGCGTGATCGCCAAGGCGGCCGTGGAGGTCGCGGAGCGGATCGGGGCCAAGTACCTCGTCGCCTTCACCCAGACCGGCGACTCGGCGCGCCGGCTCTCGCGCATGCGCCCCGACATCCCGCTGCTGGCCTTCACCCCCGAGGCACGGGTGCGCTCCCAGCTCGCCCTCACCTGGGGCATCGAGACCTTCCTGACCCACCCGGTGAACCACACCGACGAGATGGCGCCGCTCATCGACCGCACGCTGCTCGAGCTCGGCCGCGTCGAGGAAGGGGAGTTCGTGGTCATCATCGCGGGCGCCCCGCCCGGGGTCCCCGGCTCGACCAACGCGGTGCGCATCCACCGGATGGGTGACGCCCGCAACGGGGTGGCCTGGGCCTACCGCAACCCGCCCAGCGGCCTGGCCTGA
- a CDS encoding ANTAR domain-containing response regulator — protein MSQSASSSPTAAHTRTVVIAEDEVLIRMDLAEMLSEEGYTVVGQAGDGQRAIELVEELRPDLVILDVKMPVLDGIAAAEHIAGRRIAPVVMLTAFSQRELVERARDAGAMAYLVKPFSQSDLVPAIEMALSRFAELTLLESQVADLSDRLETRKAVERAKGVLQAQLKLSEPDAFRWIQKTAMDLRLSMRQVADGVNEHGPSISQG, from the coding sequence GTGAGTCAATCAGCGTCATCGTCGCCCACCGCGGCACACACCCGCACCGTCGTCATCGCCGAGGACGAGGTCCTCATCCGCATGGACCTCGCCGAGATGCTCTCCGAGGAGGGCTACACCGTCGTCGGGCAGGCGGGCGACGGCCAGCGCGCCATCGAGCTGGTCGAGGAGCTGCGCCCCGACCTGGTGATCCTCGACGTCAAGATGCCGGTCCTCGACGGGATCGCCGCCGCCGAGCACATCGCCGGGCGCCGCATCGCCCCGGTCGTGATGCTCACGGCGTTCTCCCAGCGCGAGCTGGTCGAGCGTGCCCGGGACGCCGGTGCGATGGCGTACCTGGTCAAGCCGTTCTCGCAGAGCGACCTGGTGCCGGCGATCGAGATGGCGCTGAGCCGGTTCGCGGAGCTGACGCTGCTGGAGTCCCAGGTCGCCGACCTCTCGGACCGTCTCGAGACCCGCAAGGCCGTCGAGCGGGCCAAGGGCGTGCTCCAGGCCCAGCTGAAGCTCTCCGAGCCCGACGCCTTCCGCTGGATCCAGAAGACCGCGATGGACCTGCGGCTGTCGATGCGGCAGGTCGCGGACGGCGTCAACGAGCACGGTCCGAGCATCTCCCAGGGGTGA
- a CDS encoding ABC transporter substrate-binding protein, which yields MIRSTRARRAAVALAATALVLTACGSEDDDSDNNAADDTESSAPAAQGDGVLNIGMLLPQTGDLAYLGPPEFAGVELAIQEINEAGGVNGKPVKSSRADSGDGTPDIAGASVDSLLGDGVDTIIGAAASGVSLSVIDKITGAGVVQFSPANTAAAFDTYDDNGLYFRTAPSDRLQGQVLANMAVEDGFSNVAVVARQDAYGEGLAEQVVETLEEQGATVASDILYAADAQNFTAEVNELAAAKPDAIVLVAFNETTKIIPQLISKGLGPQDVQLYFVDGNMADYSTENFDLTGVKGTFPAPAEVDEEFNNKLKSIDKGLKDFTYGPQSYDATMLTALAAIAAGDDSGEAIASEIVNVSKDGEACSTFADCVELLEAGEDINYEGVSGPSDLNDSGSPSAATIGIQEYKGNKYSQIDSVSGVLD from the coding sequence ATGATCCGCTCCACTCGCGCACGTCGCGCGGCCGTCGCCCTGGCGGCGACCGCACTCGTCCTCACCGCCTGCGGCAGCGAGGACGACGACTCCGACAACAACGCAGCCGACGACACCGAGTCGTCGGCCCCCGCCGCCCAGGGCGACGGCGTCCTCAACATCGGCATGCTGCTTCCGCAGACCGGTGACCTCGCCTACCTCGGCCCGCCGGAGTTCGCGGGCGTCGAGCTCGCCATCCAGGAGATCAACGAAGCCGGGGGCGTGAACGGCAAGCCGGTCAAGTCCTCGCGCGCCGACTCCGGTGACGGCACCCCCGACATCGCCGGCGCGTCGGTCGACTCGCTCCTCGGTGACGGTGTCGACACCATCATCGGTGCGGCGGCGTCGGGCGTCTCGCTCAGCGTCATCGACAAGATCACCGGCGCCGGTGTGGTGCAGTTCTCCCCGGCCAACACGGCCGCGGCGTTCGACACCTACGACGACAACGGCCTGTACTTCCGCACCGCCCCCTCGGACCGCCTCCAGGGCCAGGTGCTGGCCAACATGGCAGTCGAGGACGGCTTCTCCAACGTCGCCGTCGTCGCCCGTCAGGACGCCTACGGCGAGGGTCTGGCCGAGCAGGTCGTCGAGACCCTCGAGGAGCAGGGCGCCACTGTGGCGTCCGACATCCTCTACGCCGCGGACGCCCAGAACTTCACGGCCGAGGTCAACGAGCTCGCGGCCGCCAAGCCCGACGCGATCGTCCTGGTGGCCTTCAATGAGACCACCAAGATCATCCCGCAGCTGATCTCGAAGGGCCTCGGCCCGCAGGACGTGCAGCTGTACTTCGTCGACGGCAACATGGCCGACTACTCCACGGAGAACTTCGACCTCACGGGCGTCAAGGGCACCTTCCCGGCGCCGGCCGAGGTCGACGAGGAGTTCAACAACAAGCTCAAGAGCATCGACAAGGGCCTCAAGGACTTCACCTACGGTCCGCAGTCCTACGACGCCACGATGCTGACCGCGCTCGCGGCCATCGCGGCCGGTGACGACTCCGGTGAGGCGATCGCCTCGGAGATCGTCAACGTCTCCAAGGACGGCGAGGCGTGCAGCACGTTCGCGGACTGCGTCGAGCTGCTCGAGGCCGGCGAGGACATCAACTACGAGGGCGTCTCCGGTCCCTCCGACCTCAACGACTCCGGCAGCCCGAGCGCTGCGACCATCGGCATCCAGGAGTACAAGGGCAACAAGTACTCCCAGATCGACTCGGTCTCCGGCGTCCTCGACTGA
- a CDS encoding ABC transporter ATP-binding protein, whose translation MADPGTPATSDPGLPDPGAGPATAAGEDATAAARREHLARAEGALLRADDLIAGYLPGVNILNGADLYCHEGELVGIIGPNGAGKSTLLKALFGLVKIGSGTVTLHGQSITNERADSLVSKGIGFVPQSNNVFPTLTIQENLEMGCFQRPSSFRERFDFVAELFPALRDRRGQRAGSLSGGERQMVAMGRALMMNPSVLLLDEPSAGLSPVMQDEVFVQTRRINRAGVSVVMVEQNARRCLEICDRGYVLDQGRNAYTGSGRDLATDPKVIELYLGTLAQA comes from the coding sequence ATGGCTGATCCCGGAACGCCCGCAACCTCCGACCCCGGTCTGCCCGACCCCGGGGCGGGTCCCGCCACCGCGGCCGGCGAGGACGCGACGGCCGCGGCGCGGCGCGAGCACCTCGCCCGCGCCGAGGGCGCGCTGCTGCGCGCCGACGACCTGATCGCCGGCTACCTGCCGGGCGTCAACATCCTCAACGGCGCGGACCTGTACTGCCACGAGGGCGAGCTGGTCGGCATCATCGGACCGAACGGCGCCGGCAAGTCCACGTTGCTCAAGGCGCTGTTCGGCCTGGTGAAGATCGGCTCGGGCACGGTCACGCTGCACGGTCAGTCGATCACCAACGAGCGCGCCGACTCGCTGGTCTCCAAGGGCATCGGCTTCGTGCCGCAGTCGAACAACGTGTTCCCGACGCTGACCATCCAGGAGAACCTGGAGATGGGGTGCTTCCAGCGCCCGAGCAGCTTCCGGGAGCGCTTCGACTTCGTCGCCGAGCTCTTCCCCGCCCTGCGCGACCGGCGCGGCCAGCGCGCGGGCTCGCTCTCGGGCGGTGAGCGGCAGATGGTCGCCATGGGCCGGGCGCTGATGATGAACCCGTCGGTGCTGCTGCTCGACGAGCCGTCCGCGGGCCTGTCCCCCGTCATGCAGGACGAGGTGTTCGTGCAGACCCGCCGGATCAACCGGGCGGGCGTCTCGGTGGTCATGGTGGAGCAGAACGCCCGCCGCTGCCTGGAGATCTGCGATCGCGGCTACGTGCTCGACCAGGGCCGCAACGCCTACACCGGATCCGGGCGCGACCTGGCGACCGACCCGAAGGTGATCGAGCTCTACCTGGGCACCCTCGCCCAGGCCTGA
- a CDS encoding ABC transporter ATP-binding protein → MAADNEFEDAGLPGATPSYDAPGAGGGATTARSSAAHMFTEVEHEPGASKPDPILVATGVTRTFGGLKAVDVDHVEIQRGAITALIGPNGAGKTTFFNLLTGFDKPDSGSWSFRGHDLARVPAYKVARMGMVRTFQLTKVLSKLTVIENMRTGATGQSGERLAKAMFPFLWRAQEQANTRKADALLERFLLIKKREDFAGSLSGGQRKLLEMARALMADPDLVMLDEPMAGVNPALKQSLLGHVKSLRDEGRTVLFVEHDMDMVRDISDWVIVMAQGRIIAEGPPHSVMSDPRVIDAYLGAHHDVSLDASEDEILAEAESELTGGRDENPKGNEHG, encoded by the coding sequence ATGGCCGCTGACAACGAGTTCGAGGACGCCGGCCTGCCCGGCGCCACCCCGTCGTACGACGCCCCGGGTGCGGGTGGCGGCGCCACCACCGCCCGGTCGAGCGCCGCCCACATGTTCACCGAGGTGGAGCACGAGCCCGGCGCGAGCAAGCCGGACCCGATCCTGGTGGCCACCGGCGTCACCCGCACGTTCGGCGGGCTCAAGGCCGTCGACGTCGACCACGTCGAGATCCAGCGCGGCGCGATCACGGCGCTGATCGGGCCCAACGGCGCCGGCAAGACCACCTTCTTCAACCTGCTGACCGGCTTCGACAAGCCCGACTCGGGCAGCTGGTCCTTCCGCGGCCACGACCTGGCCCGGGTCCCGGCGTACAAGGTCGCCCGGATGGGCATGGTGCGCACCTTCCAGCTCACCAAGGTGCTCTCCAAGCTCACGGTGATCGAGAACATGCGCACCGGAGCCACCGGGCAGAGCGGCGAGCGGCTGGCCAAGGCGATGTTCCCGTTCCTGTGGCGCGCCCAGGAGCAGGCGAACACCCGCAAGGCCGACGCGCTGCTCGAGCGCTTCCTGCTCATCAAGAAGCGCGAGGACTTCGCCGGCTCTCTCTCGGGCGGTCAGCGCAAGCTGCTGGAGATGGCGCGCGCGCTGATGGCGGACCCGGACCTGGTGATGCTCGATGAGCCGATGGCCGGGGTGAACCCGGCGCTGAAGCAGTCCCTGCTGGGCCACGTGAAGTCGCTGCGCGACGAGGGCCGCACCGTGCTCTTCGTCGAGCACGACATGGACATGGTCCGCGACATCTCCGACTGGGTCATCGTGATGGCCCAGGGCCGGATCATCGCCGAGGGGCCGCCGCACAGCGTGATGAGCGACCCGCGCGTCATCGACGCCTACCTGGGCGCCCACCACGACGTCTCGCTGGACGCGTCCGAGGACGAGATCCTCGCCGAGGCCGAGAGCGAGCTGACCGGCGGGCGCGACGAGAACCCGAAGGGGAACGAGCATGGCTGA
- a CDS encoding branched-chain amino acid ABC transporter permease — MDFGTILTTTVQQAFGPLAIVYCLAAIGLNVHFGYTGLLNFGQAGFMAIGGYAMASAVATWGLSLWAGIAIGIVLAAVLALLLGIPTLRLRADYLAIVTIAAAEMIRQTAGSVTLLEWFGGQDGLNSFVGDFRELNPYSSSVSIGSVTWSPNDFWVMTVGWILVAICCLIVWALMRSPWGRVLKAIREDEDAVRSLGKNVYAYKMQSLVIGGIFGAFAGYIYGLGKAAVIPTDYATDTTFFAYTILLLGGAARVFGPVAGALIFWGLINFLDAFFRQAAANDVIPQAIMDQNQAGLMRFIVLGLALMLLMIYRPQGIFGDRRELAIDGR, encoded by the coding sequence GTGGACTTCGGCACCATCCTGACCACGACGGTGCAGCAGGCGTTCGGCCCGCTCGCGATCGTCTACTGTCTGGCCGCCATCGGCCTCAACGTGCACTTCGGCTACACCGGACTGCTCAACTTCGGCCAGGCCGGCTTCATGGCGATCGGCGGCTACGCGATGGCCTCCGCCGTCGCCACCTGGGGCCTGTCCCTGTGGGCGGGCATCGCCATCGGCATCGTGCTCGCCGCGGTGCTCGCCCTCCTGCTCGGCATCCCCACCCTGCGGCTGCGGGCCGACTACCTCGCGATCGTGACGATCGCGGCCGCCGAGATGATCCGGCAGACGGCCGGATCGGTGACCCTGCTGGAGTGGTTCGGCGGCCAGGACGGCCTGAACAGCTTCGTGGGCGACTTCCGCGAGCTGAACCCCTACTCCTCCAGCGTCAGCATCGGCAGCGTGACCTGGAGCCCCAACGACTTCTGGGTGATGACCGTCGGCTGGATCCTGGTCGCGATCTGCTGCCTCATCGTGTGGGCGCTGATGCGCAGCCCGTGGGGCCGCGTGCTCAAGGCGATCCGCGAGGACGAGGACGCCGTACGCAGCCTCGGCAAGAACGTCTACGCCTACAAGATGCAGTCGCTCGTGATCGGCGGCATCTTCGGCGCCTTCGCCGGGTACATCTACGGACTCGGCAAGGCCGCGGTGATCCCCACCGACTACGCGACCGACACGACGTTCTTCGCCTACACGATCCTGCTGCTCGGCGGCGCCGCGCGGGTCTTCGGCCCCGTGGCCGGTGCGCTGATCTTCTGGGGTCTGATCAACTTCCTCGACGCGTTCTTCCGGCAGGCTGCTGCCAACGACGTCATCCCGCAGGCGATCATGGACCAGAACCAGGCAGGGCTGATGCGCTTCATCGTGCTGGGCCTCGCGCTGATGCTGCTCATGATCTACCGACCCCAAGGCATCTTCGGCGACCGAAGGGAGCTGGCGATCGATGGCCGCTGA
- a CDS encoding branched-chain amino acid ABC transporter permease, whose translation MHTRVTQVAAVTGALLVALMVLLLGAGASPARAAEEPAACQFQPNDDPEIHLKGCLRDQREDPPAPVPGVTVTVVDAAGETIETVETNESGVFDVALPGEPLSNLGKDFTIRIDEDTLPEGSDLRNPDQVELTVNFDTTSDQTVTFPIGDALPESAGKFTRGLQLAVGGLVFSVCLAMAALGLSMIFGTTGLTNFAHGELVTFGALVAWGIDLLPGAITIPGTGWDVTVIVGVVVAFVAGGLFGYLNDRALWRPLRIRGTGVIAMMIVSIGLSIFLRSVYQYIAGGSNHNYSQYSASTPWEIGPLLVTPRDMIVVVAGLVVLVAVSLLIQMTRMGKATRAVADNPGLAASSGINVQRVIALVWTVGVALASMSGALLGVTQGFDFQIGFKLLLLIFAAVVLGGLGTIWGAMIGAFVIGIFVEVSTLFVPAELKYVGALAVLIIVLLIRPQGLLGRAQRIG comes from the coding sequence ATGCACACCCGAGTCACGCAGGTCGCGGCGGTGACCGGCGCACTGCTGGTCGCGCTGATGGTCCTGCTCCTGGGAGCCGGCGCCTCGCCTGCTCGGGCGGCCGAAGAGCCCGCCGCTTGTCAGTTCCAACCGAACGACGACCCCGAGATCCACCTCAAGGGCTGCCTGCGCGACCAGCGCGAGGACCCCCCGGCTCCGGTCCCCGGCGTGACGGTGACGGTCGTGGACGCCGCGGGCGAGACGATCGAGACCGTCGAGACCAACGAGAGCGGCGTCTTCGACGTGGCGCTGCCCGGCGAGCCGCTGTCGAACCTCGGCAAGGACTTCACCATCCGCATCGACGAGGACACCCTCCCCGAGGGCTCGGACCTGCGGAACCCCGACCAGGTGGAGCTCACCGTCAACTTCGACACCACCAGCGACCAGACGGTCACGTTCCCGATCGGTGACGCGCTCCCGGAGTCCGCCGGCAAGTTCACCCGGGGCCTCCAGCTCGCCGTCGGCGGCCTGGTGTTCTCGGTCTGCCTGGCGATGGCGGCCCTGGGTCTGTCGATGATCTTCGGCACGACCGGGCTCACCAACTTCGCCCACGGCGAGCTGGTCACCTTCGGCGCCCTGGTCGCCTGGGGCATCGACCTGCTCCCGGGCGCGATCACGATCCCCGGGACCGGCTGGGACGTCACCGTCATCGTCGGCGTGGTCGTCGCGTTCGTCGCGGGCGGCCTGTTCGGCTACCTCAACGACCGCGCCCTGTGGCGCCCGCTGCGCATCCGCGGCACCGGCGTCATCGCGATGATGATCGTCAGCATCGGTCTGTCGATCTTCCTGCGCAGCGTCTACCAGTACATCGCGGGCGGCTCGAACCACAACTACAGCCAGTACTCCGCCAGCACCCCCTGGGAGATCGGGCCGCTGCTCGTCACCCCGCGCGACATGATCGTCGTGGTGGCCGGCCTGGTGGTCCTGGTCGCGGTCTCGCTGCTGATCCAGATGACCCGGATGGGCAAGGCCACCCGCGCGGTCGCCGACAACCCGGGCCTCGCGGCCTCCTCGGGCATCAACGTGCAGCGGGTGATCGCGCTGGTGTGGACCGTCGGCGTCGCCCTGGCCTCCATGTCCGGGGCGCTCCTCGGCGTCACCCAGGGCTTCGACTTCCAGATCGGCTTCAAGCTGCTCCTGCTGATCTTCGCGGCGGTCGTGCTCGGTGGCCTCGGCACCATCTGGGGCGCGATGATCGGCGCCTTCGTGATCGGCATCTTCGTCGAGGTCTCCACGCTCTTCGTGCCCGCCGAGCTCAAGTACGTCGGCGCGCTCGCCGTCCTCATCATCGTCCTGCTCATCCGTCCCCAGGGTCTGCTCGGCCGGGCCCAGCGCATCGGCTAG
- a CDS encoding DUF554 domain-containing protein, with protein sequence MIPGTGTAVNVVAVLVGSLLGVLLGNRLPQRTRDAVTDGLGLVTLLIAATTAADVLSPALEAEVGSSAPLLIVLGAVLLGGIVGSLLRLEQRVEALGGFLQRRLSGEAGSAERQRFVQGFVAASLLFCTGPLTILGSLNDGLGAGADQLILKSALDGFAAIAFAASFGWGVAASALTVLVVQGTLTLVGLGLGDVLPEAHLAAVGGVGGLLLIGIALRLLRIREVPVADLLPALVIAPLLVSLVAAFS encoded by the coding sequence GTGATCCCAGGGACAGGCACGGCCGTCAACGTCGTCGCGGTGCTGGTCGGCTCGCTGCTCGGCGTCCTGCTCGGCAACCGGCTGCCGCAGCGCACCCGCGACGCGGTCACCGACGGGCTCGGGCTGGTCACCCTGCTGATCGCCGCCACCACGGCCGCCGACGTGCTCTCCCCCGCCCTCGAGGCGGAGGTCGGGAGCAGTGCACCGCTGCTGATCGTCCTGGGCGCAGTCCTGCTGGGTGGGATCGTGGGCAGTCTGCTGCGCCTCGAGCAGCGGGTGGAGGCGCTGGGCGGCTTCCTCCAGCGCCGGCTCTCCGGCGAGGCCGGGAGCGCCGAGCGACAGCGCTTCGTCCAGGGCTTCGTCGCCGCCTCGCTGCTGTTCTGCACGGGCCCGCTGACGATCCTGGGCTCCCTCAACGACGGCCTCGGCGCCGGCGCCGACCAGCTGATCTTGAAGTCCGCCCTGGACGGCTTCGCCGCGATCGCGTTCGCCGCGTCGTTCGGCTGGGGCGTCGCGGCCAGCGCGCTCACCGTGCTGGTCGTGCAGGGCACGCTCACGCTGGTGGGTCTCGGCCTGGGCGACGTGCTGCCCGAGGCACACCTCGCCGCGGTGGGCGGGGTGGGCGGGCTGCTGCTGATCGGCATCGCGCTGCGCCTGCTGCGCATCCGCGAGGTCCCCGTCGCCGATCTGCTGCCCGCGCTCGTCATCGCGCCGCTGCTCGTGAGCCTGGTCGCCGCGTTCTCCTGA
- a CDS encoding GNAT family N-acetyltransferase, translating to MSRTLVSLRAATSGDAPFLATLWRDSLRRGDYAEQVADVEAVIARAADSATMRVLLAEYDGHPAGAVCLRVTTKSMINLEPAVQAQSPHVLPEFRRHGVGRQLMEAAVSYAEELGIAHLMTAAASGSRDGNRFMARLALGPQAVLRIAPTQVVRAKLNAQRPAAQRPGRQLGTVLAARRSMRRSHPPVPQDG from the coding sequence TTGAGCCGTACCCTCGTGTCCCTACGCGCCGCCACCTCCGGTGACGCGCCGTTCCTCGCCACCCTCTGGCGTGACTCGCTGCGCCGCGGCGACTACGCCGAGCAGGTCGCCGACGTCGAGGCGGTGATCGCCCGGGCCGCGGACTCCGCCACCATGCGGGTGCTGCTGGCCGAGTACGACGGCCACCCGGCGGGCGCGGTCTGCCTGCGCGTCACCACCAAGTCCATGATCAACCTCGAGCCGGCCGTGCAGGCGCAGTCCCCGCACGTGCTGCCCGAGTTCCGCCGCCACGGCGTGGGCCGCCAGCTGATGGAGGCCGCCGTGTCGTACGCCGAGGAGCTGGGCATCGCGCACCTGATGACCGCGGCCGCCTCGGGCTCACGCGACGGCAACCGGTTCATGGCGCGCCTGGCCCTGGGCCCGCAGGCGGTGCTGCGCATCGCCCCGACCCAGGTCGTGCGGGCCAAGCTCAACGCCCAGCGTCCGGCCGCCCAGCGCCCGGGTCGTCAGCTGGGCACCGTCCTGGCGGCGCGCCGCTCGATGCGCCGCTCCCACCCGCCGGTGCCGCAGGACGGCTAG